A stretch of the Porifericola rhodea genome encodes the following:
- a CDS encoding efflux RND transporter periplasmic adaptor subunit: MKNTQKLITIVLGIAILSACKPDYSTNTDQASKPGPRPVRLQKLEVHQKAIPIVSSGKLASSKETQLSFKIGGIIDKMHVKEGQRVRKGQLLASLKPTEINAQVAQAENAYKKAKRDLERAQNLYDEKVATLEQLQNQTTAYELAKADLDIAHFNQEYALVKAPAAGIVLRTFTEEGELLSPGTPVIQLGNNSTEAMVMRIGVSDREIVRLQLQDTAHVYFDAYPQQHFNARVTEMAAASDPRSGTFEVELTLDATSLALRSGFIGKVKLYPASQEPYYQISMQALVEGHKDEASIFVANHKSKQVQKVKVTPQHIGNDFFTISASLPPAFDYVVTEGAAYLKDQDSIQILASR; the protein is encoded by the coding sequence ATGAAAAATACACAAAAATTAATTACTATAGTTTTGGGTATCGCAATACTATCAGCCTGTAAACCAGATTATAGCACCAACACCGATCAGGCCTCTAAGCCAGGACCACGGCCAGTAAGGCTGCAAAAACTAGAAGTTCATCAGAAAGCTATTCCTATAGTTTCCAGTGGTAAGCTAGCCTCTTCAAAAGAAACACAGCTATCTTTCAAGATAGGTGGCATAATTGACAAAATGCACGTAAAAGAAGGACAAAGGGTACGCAAAGGACAGTTGCTGGCAAGCCTTAAGCCTACTGAAATAAACGCACAGGTAGCACAGGCTGAGAATGCCTATAAAAAAGCTAAACGAGACCTTGAGAGGGCACAAAACCTGTATGATGAAAAGGTGGCAACACTGGAGCAGCTACAAAATCAGACCACCGCGTACGAACTTGCCAAAGCAGATCTGGACATTGCACATTTTAATCAGGAATATGCACTTGTCAAGGCTCCTGCTGCTGGCATAGTGCTTCGTACATTTACAGAAGAAGGAGAATTGCTTAGCCCAGGTACTCCGGTAATTCAGCTAGGAAATAATAGTACTGAGGCTATGGTAATGCGTATTGGAGTTAGCGACCGAGAAATAGTACGTTTGCAACTACAAGATACCGCCCATGTATACTTTGATGCTTACCCGCAGCAGCATTTTAATGCAAGAGTAACGGAAATGGCAGCGGCTTCTGATCCACGTTCCGGCACATTTGAAGTTGAACTAACCCTGGACGCCACTTCCTTAGCATTAAGATCAGGCTTTATAGGCAAAGTCAAACTCTACCCTGCCAGTCAGGAGCCCTACTACCAGATTTCTATGCAGGCTTTGGTAGAAGGCCATAAAGATGAGGCTTCAATTTTTGTAGCAAACCATAAAAGCAAACAGGTACAAAAGGTAAAAGTAACACCCCAGCACATCGGCAATGACTTTTTTACCATTTCCGCCTCTCTGCCCCCAGCTTTTGACTATGTAGTAACCGAGGGTGCCGCCTACCTTAAAGATCAGGATAGCATTCAGATTTTAGCCAGCCGTTAA
- a CDS encoding TolC family protein, translating to MKIVITSLLIWLPLHLSMAQHVLQQYVEEGVANNLALQQEELSLKKSIEVLQQAKANFLPQLSFEASYTAASGGRTINFPVGDLFNPIHATLNQITDSQNYPTDLENVNEQFLPNNFHDTRLSLRQPLLNTDIYYGYRARQKMVKVQQAQHDAYRQQLIKEIKSAYYDYLQSLELISVYDSTELLLKELLRVNRVLVKNDKATEEVIYEAEYELQNLFAQSQTALQQSQAAKNYFNFLLNKELEAEIIVDKNLYDLPLLPKILEELQQSALANRYELKQAEKGLLTTEALLQLQKNKKLPQLSLGILSGYQGFGYSFDENQDYVLAQFNLSVPIFSGGKINSAKQEAQLQLQSAQQQIAQIESQIQLQVSHAYHQFRTAQASYTAKLRAVKSAEKSFEITQTKYKLQQALLLELLESRNRYTNAQLELVIARYQWYKAEAMLEWAAQL from the coding sequence ATGAAGATAGTGATAACATCTTTACTCATTTGGCTTCCATTACACCTCTCTATGGCCCAGCATGTGCTCCAGCAGTATGTAGAGGAGGGAGTTGCCAATAATCTGGCACTACAGCAGGAAGAACTCTCTCTAAAAAAGAGTATAGAAGTTTTGCAGCAAGCAAAAGCAAACTTTTTACCTCAACTTTCATTTGAAGCCTCCTATACTGCTGCCAGCGGAGGTCGTACTATTAACTTTCCGGTAGGAGACTTATTTAACCCTATACATGCAACACTCAACCAAATAACAGACAGTCAAAACTATCCTACTGACCTGGAAAATGTTAACGAACAGTTTTTGCCCAACAATTTTCATGATACGCGCCTCTCTTTACGCCAGCCGCTGCTCAATACTGATATCTATTACGGCTACCGCGCACGGCAAAAAATGGTAAAAGTACAACAGGCTCAACACGATGCTTATCGTCAGCAGCTTATTAAAGAGATTAAATCTGCCTATTACGATTATTTACAAAGCCTGGAACTGATATCCGTCTACGATTCTACCGAACTTTTACTTAAAGAATTACTAAGGGTAAATCGGGTTCTGGTCAAAAATGATAAAGCTACCGAAGAGGTGATTTATGAAGCAGAATACGAACTGCAAAACCTCTTTGCCCAAAGCCAGACGGCTCTACAGCAATCGCAGGCAGCCAAAAACTATTTTAACTTTTTGCTTAATAAAGAGCTGGAAGCAGAAATAATTGTAGATAAAAACCTGTATGACCTCCCTCTGCTCCCAAAGATACTGGAAGAACTGCAACAGAGTGCTTTAGCCAATCGCTATGAACTTAAGCAGGCAGAAAAAGGGCTACTGACTACAGAGGCACTACTTCAATTGCAAAAAAATAAAAAGCTCCCTCAACTTTCGTTAGGCATATTGAGTGGGTACCAGGGTTTTGGCTACTCCTTTGATGAAAATCAGGACTATGTGCTCGCTCAGTTCAATTTATCAGTACCCATTTTCAGCGGAGGCAAAATCAATAGCGCTAAGCAGGAAGCTCAGCTACAATTGCAGTCTGCACAACAACAGATTGCACAGATAGAGAGTCAGATTCAGCTACAGGTTAGCCATGCATATCACCAATTCAGGACGGCACAAGCAAGCTATACGGCAAAACTAAGAGCGGTAAAAAGCGCTGAAAAGAGCTTTGAGATTACCCAGACCAAGTACAAGCTACAGCAGGCTTTACTGTTAGAGCTACTTGAAAGCCGTAACCGCTATACTAATGCTCAGTTGGAGCTAGTCATAGCCCGCTACCAATGGTACAAGGCTGAAGCTATGCTGGAATGGGCCGCGCAACTCTAA
- a CDS encoding TetR/AcrR family transcriptional regulator, giving the protein MGVQERKDRNKQKLRDLILHTAAELFVAQGFEKTSIRNIADAIEYSPGTIYLHFKDKNELFLAISKEGFKLFYQYFQGVMDQPTPIERLLALGHVYIRFAMENPGYYDLMFIMKAPMETETTKDKWHEGENSYDFLLRLVSDCQQQGYFKGKDLETTTYWIWSTVHGLVSLKIRQRLKMYSKDRREKMVTDALELFNSILLTQN; this is encoded by the coding sequence ATGGGGGTTCAAGAAAGAAAAGATAGAAATAAGCAAAAACTCAGAGACCTGATACTACACACTGCTGCAGAACTATTTGTAGCACAGGGTTTTGAAAAGACAAGTATACGTAATATAGCAGACGCCATAGAATATAGCCCAGGTACGATATACTTACATTTTAAAGATAAGAATGAGCTTTTTCTGGCTATCAGTAAAGAGGGGTTTAAACTTTTCTATCAGTATTTTCAGGGTGTAATGGACCAGCCTACTCCTATAGAAAGGTTGCTGGCATTGGGGCATGTTTACATCAGGTTTGCTATGGAAAACCCAGGTTACTATGATCTGATGTTTATTATGAAGGCTCCTATGGAAACGGAAACAACCAAAGATAAATGGCATGAAGGAGAAAACAGCTACGATTTTCTGCTTAGGTTAGTATCAGATTGCCAGCAGCAAGGCTATTTTAAGGGTAAAGACCTTGAGACTACTACTTACTGGATCTGGTCCACTGTTCATGGTCTTGTATCTCTAAAAATCAGGCAACGATTAAAAATGTACTCTAAAGACAGAAGAGAAAAAATGGTAACAGATGCTTTAGAACTCTTTAATTCCATTCTCCTGACACAAAACTAA
- a CDS encoding MBL fold metallo-hydrolase: MKILNTIMLLLAICTFAYAQSDKVETKRGDLEIQPVLHSTMVMKWNGKTIYTDPYGGEESFAQYAAPDLVLITDIHGDHLNVETLQALNLENSELIAPQAVIDQLEGSSVKFKKIHALANGEDTDWQDIKIEAVPMYNLPETEDSRHPKGRGNGYILEVGGKRVYISGDTEDIPEMRNLKDIDVAFVCMNLPYTMDINQAADAVLAFKPAIVYPFHFRGGGGKFSDVESFKKMVNAKNDQIEVRLRKWYPAN, from the coding sequence ATGAAAATTTTGAATACTATAATGCTGCTGCTGGCAATTTGTACTTTTGCTTATGCCCAGTCTGATAAGGTTGAAACTAAAAGAGGCGACTTAGAAATCCAGCCAGTGCTGCATAGTACTATGGTTATGAAGTGGAACGGAAAAACTATATATACTGACCCTTATGGCGGAGAAGAAAGTTTCGCTCAGTATGCCGCTCCAGATTTAGTGCTGATTACCGACATACACGGAGATCATTTAAACGTGGAAACATTGCAGGCTTTAAACCTGGAAAACTCAGAGCTGATAGCTCCTCAGGCAGTAATAGACCAGTTAGAAGGTAGTTCTGTAAAATTCAAAAAAATACACGCGCTTGCCAATGGAGAAGATACAGACTGGCAGGATATCAAAATAGAGGCTGTGCCGATGTATAACCTACCGGAAACAGAGGATTCACGTCACCCCAAAGGCAGAGGAAATGGCTATATATTAGAAGTAGGTGGTAAAAGAGTCTATATCTCAGGTGATACCGAAGACATACCCGAGATGCGTAATCTGAAAGATATTGATGTAGCCTTTGTTTGTATGAACTTACCCTATACCATGGATATTAATCAGGCAGCAGATGCGGTATTGGCCTTTAAGCCTGCTATTGTGTACCCTTTTCATTTTCGGGGCGGAGGTGGTAAGTTTAGTGATGTAGAGTCCTTTAAAAAAATGGTAAATGCAAAGAATGATCAGATAGAAGTGCGCTTAAGAAAATGGTATCCCGCTAACTAA
- a CDS encoding DoxX family protein, with translation MKSIRITYFIALSLFSLLMLFSAFNYFANYETVSGFFQDLGFPTYIIYPLAVAKILGLIAIWTKKSVVLKEWAYAGFFFNIVLAASAHLNVSDGQQTGAFIAFFLFLITYFTERKAMPEKALAKARA, from the coding sequence ATGAAGTCTATACGAATTACTTATTTTATCGCGCTAAGCTTGTTTAGCTTGTTAATGTTATTTTCGGCATTTAACTATTTTGCTAATTATGAGACCGTCAGCGGCTTTTTCCAGGATTTGGGATTTCCTACCTACATTATTTACCCTCTGGCAGTAGCAAAGATTTTAGGGTTAATTGCCATCTGGACAAAAAAGTCGGTAGTACTTAAAGAGTGGGCTTACGCTGGCTTTTTCTTTAACATAGTACTGGCTGCTTCTGCGCATCTAAATGTTTCTGATGGGCAACAAACTGGGGCTTTTATAGCCTTTTTTCTCTTCTTAATCACATACTTTACTGAGAGAAAAGCAATGCCAGAAAAAGCCTTAGCTAAAGCAAGAGCATAA
- a CDS encoding PadR family transcriptional regulator, producing MNATELIKGTLSTIILKLLAEQEKMYGYEITQKVKEVSDGKLLIKEGSLYPTLHKLLNEGLVEVEQVYIGKRVRKYYKLTQAGQVQKEAQFAELQDFIKTIQQIVFPQFNSRSICN from the coding sequence ATGAATGCTACCGAACTCATAAAAGGCACGCTTAGTACCATCATTTTAAAACTACTCGCCGAGCAGGAAAAAATGTATGGTTATGAGATTACCCAGAAAGTAAAAGAAGTATCCGATGGTAAACTTCTTATTAAAGAAGGTTCGCTTTACCCTACCCTGCACAAACTGCTGAATGAAGGTCTGGTAGAAGTAGAGCAAGTATATATTGGCAAACGGGTACGCAAATACTATAAACTAACTCAGGCTGGTCAAGTGCAGAAGGAAGCCCAGTTTGCGGAGTTACAGGACTTTATTAAAACGATACAGCAAATTGTTTTTCCACAGTTTAACTCCCGCAGCATATGCAACTAA
- a CDS encoding LytR/AlgR family response regulator transcription factor yields the protein MNCIIIEDQPPAQRILKKFIEDMRTLTLCATFSDALQAMEYLQQKQIDLIFLDIHLPKISGIDFLKTMPDPPKVVLTTAYSDYALESYELDVVDYLLKPFSFQRFVKAVNKVQTRLNLSASVSQIDKTKETELFIKSGHEHVRILIQDIVYIHSDADYTEIYLKEKKLLSSESLRYWEEKLDQHQFVRIHKSFIINASRIDKIVGNQVYLNNKTVLPVGRAYKDSFRKRFVDH from the coding sequence ATGAACTGCATCATTATTGAAGACCAGCCACCAGCCCAGCGTATTCTGAAAAAGTTTATAGAAGACATGCGCACCCTTACACTTTGTGCTACTTTTTCTGATGCTTTACAGGCAATGGAGTACCTGCAACAGAAGCAGATTGACCTGATCTTTCTGGATATTCACCTCCCTAAAATTTCAGGTATAGATTTTCTTAAAACCATGCCTGACCCGCCTAAAGTAGTGCTTACTACGGCTTACTCCGACTACGCGCTGGAAAGCTACGAACTGGATGTAGTAGACTATCTGCTAAAACCTTTCTCTTTCCAGCGTTTTGTAAAGGCAGTCAACAAAGTACAGACTCGCTTAAACCTATCTGCAAGTGTAAGCCAGATTGACAAGACCAAAGAAACAGAGCTGTTCATTAAATCTGGTCATGAGCATGTTCGCATACTCATACAGGATATCGTATATATCCACTCTGATGCTGACTATACAGAGATCTACCTTAAAGAGAAAAAGTTGCTTTCGTCGGAATCGCTACGCTATTGGGAAGAAAAGTTAGATCAGCATCAGTTTGTGAGGATACATAAATCTTTTATAATTAATGCCTCCCGTATTGACAAAATTGTAGGCAATCAGGTATACCTCAATAATAAAACGGTGCTACCGGTTGGCAGAGCCTACAAAGACAGCTTTCGTAAACGCTTTGTAGACCATTAG
- a CDS encoding sensor histidine kinase, producing MKTALISSKELIFQLLLHALVFSFYVFDNEEPHSSFRLQSHQLVFFLNYTAANAIISYLLLPLFFYKKKYLYFFGFTLVVVAGVIVIEEFFLEKIYFPDSRGVGFPGVVFSLGQVLPFIVILSGFKFAWDALTKQRELDELKAMIKESELQFLKSQINPHFLFNNLNNLYAYAIENSPKTPAIILELSSVLRYMLYECREKYVSLTKEIEHLQNFTQLSELQIEERGEVYFNTYNIQSNYLIAPLILIVFIENAFKHSQSSQSSNIFIEVNISLSDDGELRFHCKNNYETDTGDQQTAKGIGLENVKKRLELLYPAAHDLQIEQSESMYEVNLSMRLKKTVSYELHHY from the coding sequence GTGAAAACGGCACTAATCTCATCTAAAGAACTTATATTCCAGTTGCTGCTACATGCTCTGGTCTTCAGCTTTTACGTGTTTGATAACGAGGAGCCCCACTCTTCTTTCAGGCTGCAATCTCATCAGCTGGTATTTTTTCTTAATTATACTGCCGCTAATGCTATCATCAGTTACCTATTGCTTCCTCTATTTTTCTACAAAAAGAAATACCTGTACTTTTTTGGCTTCACTTTGGTGGTAGTAGCAGGTGTAATTGTAATAGAGGAGTTTTTTCTGGAGAAAATATATTTTCCTGACTCAAGAGGCGTTGGCTTTCCTGGTGTTGTTTTTAGCCTGGGGCAGGTACTTCCTTTTATCGTCATTCTATCGGGTTTTAAGTTTGCCTGGGATGCTCTAACGAAGCAACGCGAACTTGACGAGCTCAAAGCCATGATTAAGGAAAGTGAGCTACAATTTTTAAAGTCTCAAATCAACCCTCACTTTTTGTTTAATAACTTAAATAACCTGTATGCTTACGCCATAGAAAACTCACCCAAAACCCCTGCTATAATTCTGGAGTTGAGTTCGGTGCTGCGTTATATGCTGTATGAGTGTCGCGAAAAATATGTATCGCTGACCAAAGAGATAGAGCATCTACAAAATTTTACCCAACTTAGCGAACTACAGATTGAGGAGAGAGGAGAGGTTTACTTTAACACCTATAACATACAATCCAACTACCTCATCGCTCCTTTAATACTGATAGTTTTTATTGAGAATGCCTTTAAACACAGCCAGTCCAGCCAGTCCAGCAACATTTTTATTGAGGTTAATATTAGCCTGAGCGATGATGGCGAGTTGCGGTTTCATTGTAAAAATAATTATGAGACTGATACCGGCGACCAGCAAACGGCTAAAGGTATTGGGCTGGAAAACGTAAAAAAACGTCTGGAACTGCTTTACCCTGCTGCGCATGATTTGCAGATTGAACAAAGCGAAAGCATGTACGAGGTAAATTTATCTATGCGACTGAAAAAAACTGTTAGTTATGAACTGCATCATTATTGA
- a CDS encoding TonB-dependent receptor domain-containing protein gives MKTSSLFVLVLILSGQLALAQSPLTISGKVLDRASQQPLEYATVKLVDAQTAELISGTTTDANGMFSLETTHKNFTIEVGFIGFVSRTLTDFDISSGQLKLGAISLEEDTETLDEVVVQGEKSQTVFKLDKRVFNVGQDLSSTGASALEVLNNVPSVTVNIEGQIRLRGSAGVQILINGKPSVLASEQGNALGTLTADMIESIEVITNPSAKYDAEGTSGIINIVLKKEEKKGLNGSVTLNTGVPNNHSLGLSVNKRTNKFNLFSQLGVGHRTFPREYKTINRDLTDNTAISSIGDSDKNETFFNIILGTDYHINAQNVLSLTGHFAYEIESEYADTEFSERDADNSLISQWNRNEVTEATNPKWQYELQYKKDFTDHEDHTLLFSALGSYFGKDQSSEFENTPFFGETNLSEQQQTRTDFKEGEYTFKLDYTHPFGEQITWEAGSQYVITDVTNDYAVSDWADNRWELNPDLTNVFDYMQKVLGVYSTAAYEGDKFGVKLGLRVENTDLQTELVNTEQENNRQFTDFFPTLHSSYKVLENFSLQAGYSRRISRPRLWDLNPFFNIRNNYSIRTGNPELMPEYTDSYEVTGIYDQEAFSLNAAVYYRYTSDVVEDVSTFEDNVSISMPMNIGINKATGLEFNAKYYPTDWWTLNGDFNYNYFQREGEFETTTFDFNADQWSARMTTKFKLPADFDFEVTGNYRSSYQTFQQEVSDYMFVDLGVRKKIMKGKTIVNLSVRDVFASRISESETIQPEFYLYDYRLQGRFITLGVSYGFGKGEAMEFSGQKRF, from the coding sequence ATGAAAACCTCCTCTTTATTTGTATTAGTATTAATCTTATCAGGTCAGCTTGCTTTAGCACAGAGCCCGCTTACAATTAGCGGAAAAGTGCTAGACCGTGCCAGCCAGCAGCCTTTGGAGTACGCTACCGTAAAGCTGGTAGACGCGCAGACCGCAGAACTTATATCTGGAACCACAACAGATGCCAACGGTATGTTTTCTTTGGAAACAACTCATAAAAACTTTACAATAGAAGTTGGATTTATTGGCTTTGTCAGTCGTACACTCACAGATTTTGACATTTCCAGCGGGCAGCTGAAGCTAGGGGCAATTAGCCTGGAAGAAGATACTGAAACTCTGGACGAAGTAGTAGTGCAGGGTGAGAAATCGCAGACCGTTTTTAAGCTGGATAAAAGAGTATTTAATGTTGGGCAAGATTTGAGCAGCACCGGTGCCAGTGCTTTGGAAGTTCTCAATAATGTACCTTCAGTTACTGTTAATATTGAAGGGCAGATACGCCTGCGCGGTAGTGCGGGTGTACAAATTTTAATTAACGGAAAGCCTTCTGTACTGGCAAGCGAGCAGGGGAATGCGTTAGGTACACTTACCGCCGACATGATTGAGAGCATTGAAGTAATTACCAACCCTTCTGCCAAATACGATGCTGAAGGTACGTCTGGTATCATCAATATTGTGCTCAAAAAAGAAGAAAAGAAAGGGCTAAACGGCTCAGTAACGCTTAACACCGGAGTTCCTAATAACCATAGCCTTGGCCTTAGTGTAAACAAGCGCACCAATAAGTTCAACCTGTTTAGTCAATTGGGCGTAGGGCATCGTACCTTCCCTCGTGAATATAAGACAATAAACCGCGACCTTACAGATAATACGGCCATCAGTAGTATCGGGGATAGCGATAAAAATGAAACCTTCTTCAATATTATTTTGGGTACCGATTACCATATTAACGCCCAGAATGTTCTTTCACTTACCGGTCATTTTGCCTACGAGATTGAAAGTGAGTATGCCGATACCGAATTTAGTGAGCGAGATGCCGACAATAGTTTAATCTCTCAGTGGAACAGAAATGAAGTAACGGAAGCTACCAACCCCAAGTGGCAGTATGAGCTGCAATACAAAAAAGACTTTACCGACCACGAAGACCATACGCTACTCTTTAGCGCACTAGGTAGCTATTTTGGTAAAGACCAATCTTCTGAGTTTGAGAACACGCCCTTCTTTGGCGAAACCAATTTGAGTGAGCAGCAACAAACCCGTACTGATTTTAAAGAAGGAGAATATACATTTAAACTGGACTATACTCACCCCTTTGGGGAGCAAATTACCTGGGAAGCTGGTTCTCAGTACGTAATTACGGATGTTACCAACGATTACGCTGTAAGCGACTGGGCCGATAATCGTTGGGAACTAAACCCCGATCTAACCAATGTTTTTGACTATATGCAGAAAGTGCTGGGTGTATACAGTACAGCTGCTTATGAAGGTGATAAGTTTGGCGTAAAGCTGGGACTAAGGGTAGAAAATACCGACCTGCAAACAGAGCTGGTAAATACAGAGCAGGAAAACAATCGTCAGTTTACAGACTTTTTCCCGACTCTGCATTCTTCTTACAAAGTGCTGGAAAACTTCTCGTTGCAGGCAGGCTACTCGAGACGTATCTCCAGGCCCAGGCTTTGGGATCTTAATCCCTTCTTTAATATCCGTAACAACTACAGCATACGAACTGGTAACCCAGAGCTAATGCCAGAATATACTGACTCTTATGAAGTTACTGGTATTTATGATCAGGAGGCTTTCTCTTTAAACGCGGCGGTTTACTATCGCTACACTAGTGATGTAGTTGAAGATGTCTCTACTTTTGAAGATAATGTGAGTATTTCCATGCCAATGAATATTGGTATCAATAAGGCTACAGGGCTTGAGTTTAACGCCAAGTATTACCCTACCGACTGGTGGACGCTGAATGGTGATTTTAACTATAATTACTTCCAGCGCGAAGGAGAGTTTGAGACCACCACTTTTGATTTTAATGCCGACCAGTGGTCAGCCAGAATGACTACCAAATTTAAACTACCTGCCGATTTTGACTTTGAAGTAACAGGTAATTATCGCTCCAGCTACCAAACCTTCCAGCAGGAAGTCTCAGATTATATGTTTGTGGATTTAGGAGTGCGCAAAAAAATAATGAAGGGAAAAACCATTGTTAACCTGAGCGTGAGAGATGTATTTGCCAGCCGTATCTCGGAGTCAGAAACTATTCAGCCGGAGTTTTACCTATACGACTACCGCTTGCAGGGACGCTTTATTACGCTAGGGGTAAGCTACGGATTTGGCAAGGGAGAAGCGATGGAATTTAGCGGGCAAAAACGTTTTTAG
- the proB gene encoding glutamate 5-kinase: protein MGKQKIVIKIGSNVLTKNSGEVNEELLRSFCAQLAHLSKQGFSPLLVSSGAVAAGRGRFRMEKKTDTVTQRQLLAAVGQTHLLNIYNRLLMEHNMSCAQVLVTKEDFRDRRHYLNMRNCLEGMLHHGVLPIINENDVVSVTELMFTDNDELAGLVAAMVDAQRLLILTNVEGIYDRNPKDPEARLLKEVDQHTDLRAMVTAEKSDFGRGGMLTKANMAQKLADMGISVSIAGGHTERVIERSAQGEALGTRFVPERKATGLKRWIGHASAYTNGEVYVNAGAKKALLNSHQATSLLPIGIIRIEGNFERNDIVQLKDEEGHSFGLGKVQYGAKRAKELIGSQGQKPLVHYDYLYIFP, encoded by the coding sequence TTGGGTAAGCAAAAGATAGTCATAAAAATAGGTTCTAACGTCCTCACTAAAAACAGTGGGGAAGTCAACGAAGAGTTACTGCGTTCTTTCTGTGCGCAATTGGCCCATTTAAGTAAGCAGGGGTTTAGTCCGCTACTGGTTTCTTCTGGTGCTGTGGCTGCTGGAAGAGGCCGCTTCCGTATGGAGAAAAAAACAGATACTGTAACCCAAAGGCAATTGCTTGCTGCGGTGGGGCAGACTCATCTGCTCAATATTTATAATCGTCTGCTCATGGAGCATAACATGAGTTGTGCGCAGGTGTTGGTAACCAAAGAGGACTTTCGTGACCGCCGGCATTACCTGAATATGCGAAACTGTCTGGAGGGTATGCTGCATCATGGGGTTTTGCCTATCATTAATGAGAATGATGTAGTCTCTGTTACGGAGCTGATGTTTACAGATAATGATGAGCTTGCCGGACTGGTAGCGGCTATGGTAGACGCTCAGCGCCTGCTCATCCTTACCAATGTGGAAGGTATTTATGATCGTAACCCTAAAGATCCGGAAGCCAGGCTTTTAAAAGAGGTAGACCAGCATACCGATCTGAGGGCGATGGTAACGGCAGAGAAGTCAGACTTTGGAAGAGGAGGAATGCTCACCAAAGCTAATATGGCACAAAAACTGGCAGATATGGGTATCAGCGTTAGTATTGCAGGAGGCCATACCGAGAGGGTGATTGAGCGTAGCGCTCAGGGAGAGGCGCTGGGTACCCGCTTTGTCCCCGAGCGTAAAGCTACCGGTCTCAAACGATGGATAGGACATGCCTCAGCTTATACAAATGGTGAAGTGTATGTAAATGCCGGAGCTAAAAAAGCACTACTGAACTCCCACCAGGCTACCAGCCTGCTGCCAATTGGAATTATTCGTATAGAAGGCAATTTTGAGCGGAACGACATTGTTCAGCTCAAAGATGAGGAGGGGCATAGCTTTGGTTTGGGTAAAGTGCAGTACGGAGCTAAGCGTGCCAAAGAGCTGATAGGTTCGCAGGGGCAGAAGCCTCTGGTTCACTATGATTACCTATACATTTTTCCATAA
- the cysM gene encoding cysteine synthase CysM has translation MTLFDIIGNTPLVKLETIPEFEHVTIYGKLEGQNPGGSVKDRAAYGMIKGALDRGEIKRGDKLVEATSGNTGIALAMIAQSMGVHMTLLMPENATQERIQAMKAYGAKVMLTPAEKTIEYSRQLAEEMAANEGYYMLNQFANADNYGMHYQTTGPEIWRDTKGQITHFVSAMGTTGTIMGVSRYLKEQNPEVQIVGTQPTEGSSIPGIRRWSPEFLPKIFERERVDRIVDVSEDDARIMARRLAKEEAILSGMSSGGALHAALQVASEIKEGVIVFIVCDRGDRYLSSNLFD, from the coding sequence ATGACCCTTTTTGATATCATTGGCAATACCCCTCTGGTGAAGCTGGAAACCATACCTGAATTTGAGCATGTAACTATATATGGAAAGCTGGAAGGACAAAACCCTGGCGGCAGTGTGAAGGACCGTGCCGCTTATGGAATGATTAAAGGCGCATTGGATAGAGGCGAAATTAAGCGTGGAGATAAACTGGTAGAAGCCACCAGTGGAAATACAGGTATTGCACTGGCTATGATTGCGCAATCTATGGGCGTACATATGACCCTGCTTATGCCTGAGAATGCTACTCAGGAACGCATACAGGCTATGAAAGCTTACGGAGCCAAGGTGATGCTTACCCCTGCTGAAAAAACAATAGAGTATTCTCGCCAACTGGCAGAGGAAATGGCTGCTAATGAAGGCTATTATATGCTTAACCAGTTTGCCAATGCTGACAACTATGGTATGCACTACCAAACCACCGGGCCAGAAATCTGGAGAGATACCAAAGGGCAAATTACTCACTTCGTCTCTGCCATGGGCACCACCGGAACTATTATGGGCGTATCGCGCTACCTTAAGGAGCAAAACCCAGAAGTGCAGATAGTGGGGACTCAACCTACCGAAGGCTCCAGCATACCGGGAATCAGACGATGGTCTCCTGAGTTTCTGCCAAAAATATTTGAACGTGAGCGTGTAGACCGCATAGTAGACGTAAGCGAAGACGACGCCAGAATAATGGCACGCCGCCTGGCTAAAGAAGAAGCAATACTTTCAGGCATGAGTAGCGGAGGAGCCCTACATGCTGCTCTTCAAGTAGCTTCAGAGATTAAAGAAGGTGTTATTGTCTTCATCGTATGCGACCGTGGGGATCGCTACTTGAGCTCAAACCTTTTTGATTAG